Genomic window (Cellulosilyticum lentocellum DSM 5427):
ACTCATTAGTCCTATTGCCACTAGTATAACCCAAGCCAAAGCATGAAATACTCTGGCAATCATTAAAGCTTTTCTCACACCAAATCGTGCTGGAATAGAATGAATACCATGAGCTTTATCAAACTCATAATCTTGCGCACCATAAATAACGTCAAAACCAGCTACCCATAAAGTATTAGCAGCCCCCATCAGTAGAGGTAGTAAACTGATTTTTCCAGTCACTGCAAGCCATGCTCCTACAGGTGCTGCTGCAGAAGTAATACCTAATACTAGATGGCAAGCCCATGTAAAACGTTTGGTATATGAATAAATAGTCATTAAGAAAATGGCTAGTGGTGATAGGATGAAACATAAAGTATTCAGCTGTAATGCACCTAATACCATCACCACAAAACAAATCATCGTAAAAATAATAACTTCCTTTTTATTCATAAGTCCACTAGGGATTTGTCTATTAGCTGTTCTAGCATTTTTAGCATCTATTTCTGCATCAATGACTCTATTAATGGCATTAGCACCTGTTCTAGCCCCCATAAAAGCTACCAAAATCCAAAACATAGTATCAAGCGAAGGCAAGCCTTCTGCAGCTAATAACATGGCAATAAGTGCAAAAGATAATGAAAAAATAGTATGTGAAAACATCACTAATGTGGCATAATCATTGACTTTATTCTTTATTTTTTTAATGATTTTTATCAATTTTATAGGCCTCCCAATTATTTGTTACATATGTTTTAACGGCCTCACTCATAACAATATCATCTGGCCAGATACGTTCATGTCCTTCTGAAGGTAGTTTTTTAGTCGCATCAATTACCACTCTTACATCATCTATAGCTATTTCTTGTACCGTTATATCTCGTTTGGCATCAATATTATTAAAGAGTTTCCAACATACAATGGATACTTTGTCTACTGGAATATCCGCATCTACTAAAATGAGAACCTTAGATTCTACCTTTGGCGCTTTTAAAAAGGCTTCTGTCAGGCCTTTAGCTGCGCTGCCATCAGTTTTATGAATAGCTACTACAGTATACCCTTTTAAAATACCATTTGTTAAAACCGCTCCTTCTTGAATCACCTCTTTAAAATCAGTTAGGTCAAATGGGACGCATGCTTCAACTGGCTCTTTTTCATGCCATAAACTCATATCTCCTTCAGATGGCCATTTACGAGTAGCATCAACACCTAAACGATAGCCGTAATGCGACATTGGCGATGCATGATCCAGTGCATCTAGTGGCCCTGGTGAAAAGATCATATCTAGCTTTGGCCTTGTATTCTTAAGAATACAACTTGCTACGGCTTCATAGTCACTTGGTTTGATATCCTCATCTACTACAATGACCATTTTGGTATACATCATTTGTCCCATTCCCCATGCGGTATTCATCACTTTTTTAGCATGTGCTGGAAAACGTTTTTTAATAGACATAATGACACAGCCATGAAAAACACCTTCTAACGGAAAATCCATGTCCACTACTTCTGGACTGATCATACGAAGCAATGGTAAAAACAAACGCTCTGTTGCTTTTCCTATATAGCAATCTTCCATAGGTGGTTGCCCTACAATAGTCGCTGGATAAACGGGGTTTTTCTTATGGGTAATACAAGTCACATGAAAAACTGGATAATCATCTTCTAAGGAATAATAACCCGTATGATCACCAAATGGTCCTTCTCTTCTTGGCTGTTCATTAACGTCTACATAACCTTCAATGACAAACTCAGCTTCAGCTGGCACAGAAATATCACTGGTAATGGATTTTACCATTTTAACTGGCATTTTTCTAAGATACCCTGCAAACATCATCTCATCTATCATTTTAGGCAGAGGTGCTGTTGCTGCATAAATAATGGCTGGGTCACCTCCCAAAACCACTGATACCGGCATCTTACCTCCACGCTTTTTATAGCTTTCATAAATTTCACGACCATCTTTATGCCAATGCCAGTGCATCCCTGTGGTGTTCTTATCAAACACTTGCATACGATACATGCCCATATTTTGCACACCTGTTTCTGGGTCTTTTGTAATGACCAATGGCAAGGTAAAAAAGGGGCCGCCATCTTGAGGCCAACAATGAAGCACTGGCAATTTTGTTAAATCCGGCTTGGTTTCAATCACTTCTTGACAGCTTCCTTTGGTAGGGAGCTTAATTGGAAAAACAGAAGCCAGCCGGCTTAAACGTGGTGCTGATTTAGCTAAGTTCATAATGCCCATGTAATTGGTCATATCCAGAAATCTTGCTAAATCTTCTTCTAAAGTCTTAAAGTTTTTAGCACTTAACGCCATACTCATACGCTCATAAGTTCCCATGGCATTAATAAGTACAGGGTAAGGAGAGCCTTTTACTTTTTCAAATAGTAAAGCAGGCCCATAAGCCTTAGAAACACGGTCCGTAATCTCCGTAATTTCCAAATAAGAATCTACTTCTTTTTTAACTCTTACAAGTTGTCCTTCTTCCTCTAGCTTTTTAATAAAGCTTTGTAAATTTTTATAACTCATTATTTGTCCCCACTTCTCTAGTCGTTGTATAAAGCGGCTTTATTTATTGCTATTCCAGCTAAAATGCTATCTAATGCATCTAATAAATCCTTGACATTCTCTGGCGTAATCACTAATGGTGGCTGAAAGGCTAAGACATTTCTTTCTAAGCCATTTTTACCTAAAATGATGCCACATTCTTTTAAAGCTTCTAATATATCATCTACCAGTTCTGGTGCTGCCATTCCATTTAAGTGACGTACTTCTACGCCTACCATAAGTCCCATACCTCTTACATCTGCTAAAATAGGATACTTTTCTTGAAGTAGTTTTAGTCCCTGCATCAATTGTTTTCCTAAGGTTTCTGCACGCTGACATAAGTCATATTTTTCAATATAATCTAGCACTGCTAAAGCCGTGGTACTACAAACTGGATTACCTCCTAAAGTAGAAGCGGATGGTTTATTAAAGGCCATAGCAATCTTTTCATTGGTGCAAGCTGCTGATATAGGCATACCATTACCTAGTGCTTTAGCTACTGTTAAAATATCTGGTACCACCTCATAATGTGAGATAGCAAAAAGCTTTCCTGTACGTGCAAAGCCAGTTTGCACTTCATCTATAATAAGTAAAATATCATTGGCTTCTAAAAGTGCTTTAAGTGCCTTAAAATAGTGAGGTGGTGGTGTAATAATCCCACCATTACCTTGAATAGGTTCCATAATAAGTGCTGCAATATTATCTTTGCCTCTCATCTCAATGATTCTTCTAATACTTTCTAAAGACTTCTTAGCTGCTGTTTCTATGTCTTCACCATAAATAAATGTATTTTCTGCAAAATGAACGGCATCAGATAAATAAGGATCACTTCGCCACATAGGTATCGCCGTAGTACTCATAGTTAAATGTGTTCGCCCATGGAGACCATTTTTTATAGCAATAAACTCTTTTTTCCCTGTATAAAGTCTAGCCATTAATAAAGCTGTTTCGTTAGCTTCAGAACCTGTGCAGCAGAAAAAAGAACGACATATATCACCTGGTAAAAGTCCACTTAAGCGTCTTGCTAATTCTCCCATTTGCTCTGTTAAATAAATAATACTAGTGTGCTGTAATGTACGCATTTGAGCAATAGCTGGCTCAATAATTTCCGGATTACAATGACCACAGTTCATTACCGAAACACCTGAAAAAAAGTCTAAATACTTTTTGCCCGTATCATCATATAAATACTGCATCTCACCTTTTACGATTACTGGTGGCTCTTTGTAAAAATGATTCCAGCTAGGTGGACACAAATAATTTTGTTTATTTTCAATCACTTGCTCCTTTAATGAATCCATTTTATTTTCCTCCTAGTCAAATTGCAATGCACCTAATGTATAGCCCTTTTCTCCTCTTATAAACTGCGGCATTTCCTCTTTTTGAACAATTGCTTTTTGTGCGGCTTGATAAAGCCTAATGATGTGTTCTAACTCCTCACAGTTATAACTAGCACCTTCTATACGAAAATACGTAGCTCCTGCTTTATAAAGCGCCTCTATAAAGGGTAGGTAAGCTAATTCTTTGGTTAATAACATATGATTTCTACCTTTACAATCACGATAAATAGGATGTTCGTACCCCTTATCATCTATTAGGTATAAAATGCCTTCTTTATAATGAGTTTCATCTAATTCAGCTCCTGCTAAAGCTTTTGTATTATCATATAAATCATGTTCCATATACATCACAGCCGGTCTACCATGAACAATGACTTCTACTGGCATGCTGCTTGCCGCTAAAAAGTCTCTTGTATTATAGAGGGGTGATTCAATAGATAAGGTTATACGCTCTAAGCCTTGATGCTGGTAAAATTTAGCCATCTCTGCATTATATACATTTAATGAGAAATCCCCTATTAGCTCAAGTCCTAAATGTTTATACTCACCAATAGCACCAAGCTCCGTTATTAAAAGGCCATCTAAGCCCAAGTCTTGACTTAAATAATGATGATACACTTTAAAATCTTCTTCGTACATCATACGTGGTAAAGCCAAATAAATTTTACTACCTGCTTTACGTGTCGTAAGGTCCTTTATTTGTGCTACTGAAAAAGGTTTACTTGGCTCATACGTATCTCCTGATAAGTAAATATGTTCTACACCTAAGCTCAGTGCTAATACTGCACTCTCATAATCATTAACGCGAATCGTCAGTTCAGGTCCTTTAGTTATTACTTGGTTTCCTGTTAAAACTTCTCTAATAACCTGCAAACGTTCTTCTTTCATTTCGATTTCTTCTACTGGCTGGCTAAACACTTTACCTGTGCTGTAGAATTTACCAGTTCCTTCATAACGCCTATTAATATTTTGAAGTCCTGGCTTACCAAAAGCATAAGCTGTTGATAAATCTCTATTACGATTTGCTTTTAGCAGTGCTAAATCCTGTTCTCGGTTGTAATCAATGGGGTCTTGTATATAACGATCTATGGCTTCACTATAAGCCTTAATAATGGTTGCTAAGTAATCCATACTACGCATACGTCCCTCTATTTTAAAGGAAACAACGCCTGCATCAATTAATTCAGGAATATGGCTATACATGGCCATATCTTTTACCGCTAAAGGATAAGTTGTATCATAAAGCTTGTTGTCTTTTATGGCTTTGTACCCCCAACGACAAGGCTTCATGCAACGTCCTCTGTTACTACTTTGTCCAAAAACCATCCCTGAATAAGTACATTGTGCCCCATGGGCAATACACATGTCACCATGAACAAAATATTCAAATTCCATATCTGTTTGAACATGTAGGGCCTTAATTTGAGCTAGAGACATTTCTCTAGACGCTACTATTCTCGTTACACCTAGATTTCTTAGGGTTTTAATCATAGGTAAATTGTGAACATTCATCATAACTGATGCATGAATAGTTAAATCAAGCTTCATCTCTTTTATTTTCTCTATTAAGCAAACATCTTGCACAATAAGTGCATCTGGTCCCACTTCGTTTAGAAAGACCAAATAATCTTCTATATGCTTAAGATCCTCATGACTTAATAAATTGTTAACTGTAATATAGACCTTCTTATTTAAAGCATGGGCCATTTCCACGGCCTGTCTTATTTCTTCCTGTGTAAAATTAAAATCTTTACGATGCATACGCATATTAAAGTTCTTGCCACCAAAATAAACGGCATCTGCACCGGTTTGAATGACTTCCTTAAAAATTTCAAAGTTTCCTGCTGGTGCTAGGAGCTCTACCTCTTGACCATTAAAAAACCTACTCATCTTACCGCCTCTTTCTTAGCATTTTTCGTCTCAGATTTTTGACCTAAGTCAACTCATTATGCTATGTTTGCATCTAACTGTCAATATTTATTCCCTTATCCTTTATTTTAAATATTTATCTTGACTTTTATTTATTTTACTAGATAAAAATCAAGATAAATATTTATTTTACTTTTTTAAGTTGTTTCACTTCAAACAGAAATTTATCTATAAATTTTATTGGCATTTATCTTTAAACAATAGTATAATAAACATAAAGAGGTGATAATTATGTTAATTAAGAATATCATGATTCCTGTAAGTGATTTAACCACTTTGAGGATGACACATACCGCTAAAGAAGCACTAGAAGTCATTGATTCAAAAGCCCTTCTTTCTTTACCTGTGGTGGATGGTAAACAGTTTGTAGGTATTATTTCTAAACGTTATATCCTAGAAGAATATTTTAATAGTGAAGAAGATAAGGCCACTTTTTTAAAACGTCCTATATCTGATTTTATGAAAACTAAAATTCAATGCTTATCCTCTGAAGATTTAGTAGAAGAACCTATTAAACTTCTTTGCAATCGCAATATTCAATTCATCCCCGTTGTAGATGAAGCTGGTCATTTTGCCGGTATTGTGACACATAAAGCTGTTTTTGCTACTTTTAAAAATGCTTTGGGTATAGGTTATACCAGATTAGCTATTACCACCCCTGATGTTAAAGGCCGTTTAGCCAAGCTTACCGAACTTATTGCTAGAGAAAAAGGGAATATCATCAGTATTGTTCAACTCGATCCTGAAGTCATGCATTTAAAAGAACTTATTATTCGAGTTGAAGCTGAAAATGTGCAAAAACTAGTTAAAGTGTTAAATGAAAATGGATTTACAGTAAGACGTGTTGACTAATGCATTATCCAATCAAAAGAGTTCCCCATCAGGATTTTACTTTGTCCTTATTGAGGGAGCTCTTTTGATTATTTCATATTCATTTCCACAAAAACATCTATTTTGAGTTAATCATAAAATCGGCGGCTACTTTTAAACCGTAAGCTGGTTCAGCCATTAAAACGGCTCTATTAATAGCTTTCGCCATTACTTTGGCTGCTAATGTGCCTACTACATTTATATCTGCGGCTACTTCACCTACTGACATTGCATAAACACTATCACCATCGGCTGTAGTATGCACTGGACAAATGGTTTTTGCTAATCCATTTTGAGCCATAGCTGCAATCTTAGTCATTTGCACCTTATTAAAGGCTCCATTCGTTATAATGACTCCTAAAGTCGTATTCCCTGTGAATAAGTTTTTCTGCTGGGTAGCTTCTTTATAAAGCATTTCTTCTGTATTTAAAAAGGCGGTTTGCTCTTCATTTAATAAACCTGCTAAAATAGCCCCGGATACTTCATCCTTCACATCGCCCAAGGCATTCACAGCCACCAAAGCACCTACTTTTAAATCTCCTAGCTCCACGGCATACATGCCTATACCAGATTTCATCATACCAGAAACCCCTTTATATTTACCTACTGTAGCACCAGTTCCCGCACCTACATTACCTTCTCTAGGCTCATTTAACTCGGCTGCAAGACATGCAGCATAGCCCATTTCTACATCAGGTCTTGCTTGAGTATCACCTACTTGAAGATCAAATAAGCAGGAAGTACTTACTAAAGGTACCTTAGTTACACCTACATCAAAACCAATCCCTCTGTCTTCTAAGTAGCTCATCACGCCACCTGCAGCATCTAAGCCAAAAGCACTACCACCACTTAAAAGCACTGCATGAATTTTATCACAAGCTGCTAAAGGATTAAGAAGCTGGGTTTCTCTTGAAGCAGGTCCTCCTCCGCGTATATCTATACCTGTTGGAGCACCTTGCTCACAAATAATGACAGTGCAACCAGTAGCAGCTACTTGATTATCTGCATGACCTATTTTAATATTTTCTATTTCCGTTAATTCAATAACTTTCATCATTCACACCCTACTTTATATCACATGATTTTTCTTAAGTGGCACACAAACACCTGTAGCCAATACCCCAGCTGCCACCATTTCTAATACACCATTAACCCCAATAATATACATAAAAATCTCCTGTACTGGTATGGCTTTAAAAAATAAACTTAAGCATCCTAATACAAGAATGGTATGTACAGCTGTTGAAATGCATGCACTAATAGTGAAGTTAATAGCCTGCTTCTTCAAAACCTTAAATAACAGCTTATTTAAAATAGCTGGCGATATACCTAAAATCACTCGAGGTCCAATACACATAACAAGGGAAGCTAGTGGCATTCCACTTGCAAAAGGTGAAAAAACTAGATCTGCTGGATTAGGCGAAGTAGCTGCTTTAAGCATACTCACTAAGCCAAAAACTAAACCTAAAACACCACCATAGGTTGCTCCTAACATAAGCGAACCAATAATAACAGGAATATGCATTAAAGTGATGGATATTGGGGGAATGGATATAAATCCAAGAGGGGTGCATCCAAGTACCACCAATAGGGCTGCTAGTAATGCCAGCCTTGTAAATTGTGTAGTCTTTTTTGTTGTATTCATTTTTTTCTCCTTACTGCCGCTTATAAATAATGCAGCGTATCATAAATTTATATAACTGCTCAACGCAGAAATATATCAGGCTTGGTTCATCACTATTAGTGAAATCTATTAAAATAGTATCTCCTTATAGGATGCTTCAAAATAAATATTTTTTATTATAACATATTTTTATGTTTCATCAACTTTTCTTTTATTGTATAAAAACCCAAGAACTATTGTTCTTGGGTTAATGAATACGTTGTATGTTGTTTCTTACTTTTTCTAAAAGCTAATAGCTTACTCACAATCCAAACAACTACTAATGTCACTAAAGTAGCTACTAAAAATGCCCAAAAAAAGGCTTTATAATCCTCATTACCACCACTTAAAAGGTTAATGAGCTTAGTCAGCATATCAACTGACCATTTGATATGTGCGGGTAATAATACAATAACATCACATAAAATCATCATTGTAAAGACAATAATATGCATTAAGCCTAGTGACTTAAAAACCTTAACCAAATAGAAGTTGCCTAATTTACTTTTACCAAATTCTTGTTCTTCGTCCATCTCTATTCCCCCTCATTTCTCCCTCTACTACGTAATTCCATTATACGTCAAAATAATAGTAAGGTCAAAGCAAACTATCTAAATAGTTGTAATTATTATATTATTTTTCCCCTATTAATTCAATTAATGTAATTTCTGGTGGATTAAATAAACGAGGAGGGATGACCTCAGCGGATAAACCTCTACTTACAACTAAGTTGAATCCCTCTTCTTTATACAAGCCACCTACATAATCTGGAAAAAGCTTTTGGTTAGCAGCAAAAAAACCATTACTAAAATAAGGTATGCGAATAATACCCCCGTGGGTATGCCCTGCAATCACAAGGTCAAAAGGTAGTTCCTTATAAACACCTACCAAATCTGGCCTATGGCTTAAAAGAATCTTATAGCCTTCTTCATGCTCTAGTTCTTTAAAAGCCATCTTTGCTTCTATTTCCCATATACTTTCTTCCTCAAACCCTGCCACATCATCTAATCCTGCTAAAATAACCTTGTTCCCTTTTACATGAAGGACCTTGTATTCTTGCTCTAAAACAGTGACCTGATACTTCCGCATAAATGCTTTAATTTCCTTGATCTGTCCAGACCAATATTCATGATTTCCTGTTACATAGTACATAGGAGCCACTCCTTGAAGTCCCTCTAAAAGTAATTCCATTCCTGTAATAGGGGCTTCATCATCTATCATATCTCCTACCATTACAATAATATCTGGCTTTGCTTTTTTAATTTTATCAATTAAATCCTGCTGCTGATGCCCATAAATATGACTATGCAAGTCTGCTAAAGTAACAAGACGTAATTTTGTTTCAGAATCAAGTTTAGAGGTTTCAAACACATAGTGGCGAATCACTAAGCCATGATAAAAAGCTAGGGTAACTATCATTAATACGAGTATCAAAATACTCCTTTTGAGATAGAGCTTGGTTTTGTGCTTCATAGTAACCCCTCCTTTGTTTCTTATCTATAGTATGTACTATTTTAGCTCGAAATTACCTCTTTTCTTTCATTTCAAATTTTTATTTAGCTTTTATAATCTTTCCATCTTCTAAAGTACAATGACTGGCTTCTAAGTAAAGTGCTGGTCTAATCCCCACTCCTGCTTGTGCTGCATACTCTGTATAAATCACTTCACCTGAAGGTCCTACTGTACATACTAAACTACTACTCTCTCCTGCTGGTGTCCTAAGCCACCACATATGATAACCACCTGTTTGACTTTTTATATCCTTATACCAACCTGATTGATCCTTTTCAATGGCTTCTTCTGTAGGATTCGTTTTAATGGGAATACCCTGAGTATATAGATAGCCTTCTACTTCTTCTAAAGATAATAAAAACACTTTATCACTTAATGTTTCATAGTAAGCTTTACTACTATTTAACAAGCAATCTTCTATGCTGACGCGTTCAAAGTGAAAAAGTTCTTTTCCGCCAGCCTTCCTGCCTTGCTCCAAGGTTCCTAATATATTTTTGTAAGAGGTTGTTTGAATTAAGGCCTGTTCTTCTTTTGTAAACTCATAAAGAAAGCCGTAAGTCTTATCATAAGCATTAGCACCATCTAAAAATGCATTAGCAGCTGGCCCTTGTCCTTTATAACTTACTGTTTTTCCACCACTATTTAACCATGTACGTAAGTTAGAATTTGCCCAGTCATTGCTCCCTTTCATTTGTCTTAATTCTTCCTTTGTATAATTTTGACCAGGTGCTTCTTTTTCTTTTTTACCATCGAAAATGGTTCCATTACTAGCCTTGTTATAATTCCCACTTTCTGCACCATCAAAAGCCTTTAATGTCAATATTTTCTCAGATAATAATAACGGGTTCCCCTTACTGTCCTTATGAATCACAAGCCACTCGATTGGCTCATTATGATAGACCCCAAAAGTAACTTTACTACCTATCTCTATATCTAACGATTGAACTGGCTCCGCTTGTGTTGTAGGTGTTACCTTTTCTTGATTATCTGGTTCCTGAGTAACCATAGCTATTTGATTTTGCGTATTTCCCTGCTCATTATTCTTCTCAGTGGGGACCAAAGTCTCCACTGGTGCCGGGGTAACTTGAACTTCTCCTAGAGGCGTTTCTAATGGCTGATTAGAAGCCTGCACATGAGCTGTAGGTGTTTTTAATGCTTTGTCCTGTTGCTTTTCTACCAAGGCCTCTACTTGAGGTTCCTTTACCATGGCCACTCGAATAGCATTCAAATTATACGCAATAATGATAAGTATAATACCTATTAATCCAACTGCTAAAAATTTCAATCCCTTTTTATAAACGGTATGCTTTCCTAATCCTTTAGATACAATAGGATGAGCTTGTTGTGGCAACAGCTGTTCTTCTAACAAACCTTTAATTGTGATACTTAAACTTTCAATATGGGTCTCTCTATTTCCATCAAAAGCATTAAGCCAATGATTAGCT
Coding sequences:
- a CDS encoding UbiA-like polyprenyltransferase; the encoded protein is MIKIIKKIKNKVNDYATLVMFSHTIFSLSFALIAMLLAAEGLPSLDTMFWILVAFMGARTGANAINRVIDAEIDAKNARTANRQIPSGLMNKKEVIIFTMICFVVMVLGALQLNTLCFILSPLAIFLMTIYSYTKRFTWACHLVLGITSAAAPVGAWLAVTGKISLLPLLMGAANTLWVAGFDVIYGAQDYEFDKAHGIHSIPARFGVRKALMIARVFHALAWVILVAIGLMSKQLNVIYEIGMLVIGILFIIEHKLVSPDNLTNVKIASYQINQVISIVFLICGVLATVL
- a CDS encoding menaquinone biosynthesis decarboxylase, with the protein product MSYKNLQSFIKKLEEEGQLVRVKKEVDSYLEITEITDRVSKAYGPALLFEKVKGSPYPVLINAMGTYERMSMALSAKNFKTLEEDLARFLDMTNYMGIMNLAKSAPRLSRLASVFPIKLPTKGSCQEVIETKPDLTKLPVLHCWPQDGGPFFTLPLVITKDPETGVQNMGMYRMQVFDKNTTGMHWHWHKDGREIYESYKKRGGKMPVSVVLGGDPAIIYAATAPLPKMIDEMMFAGYLRKMPVKMVKSITSDISVPAEAEFVIEGYVDVNEQPRREGPFGDHTGYYSLEDDYPVFHVTCITHKKNPVYPATIVGQPPMEDCYIGKATERLFLPLLRMISPEVVDMDFPLEGVFHGCVIMSIKKRFPAHAKKVMNTAWGMGQMMYTKMVIVVDEDIKPSDYEAVASCILKNTRPKLDMIFSPGPLDALDHASPMSHYGYRLGVDATRKWPSEGDMSLWHEKEPVEACVPFDLTDFKEVIQEGAVLTNGILKGYTVVAIHKTDGSAAKGLTEAFLKAPKVESKVLILVDADIPVDKVSIVCWKLFNNIDAKRDITVQEIAIDDVRVVIDATKKLPSEGHERIWPDDIVMSEAVKTYVTNNWEAYKIDKNH
- a CDS encoding aspartate aminotransferase family protein gives rise to the protein MDSLKEQVIENKQNYLCPPSWNHFYKEPPVIVKGEMQYLYDDTGKKYLDFFSGVSVMNCGHCNPEIIEPAIAQMRTLQHTSIIYLTEQMGELARRLSGLLPGDICRSFFCCTGSEANETALLMARLYTGKKEFIAIKNGLHGRTHLTMSTTAIPMWRSDPYLSDAVHFAENTFIYGEDIETAAKKSLESIRRIIEMRGKDNIAALIMEPIQGNGGIITPPPHYFKALKALLEANDILLIIDEVQTGFARTGKLFAISHYEVVPDILTVAKALGNGMPISAACTNEKIAMAFNKPSASTLGGNPVCSTTALAVLDYIEKYDLCQRAETLGKQLMQGLKLLQEKYPILADVRGMGLMVGVEVRHLNGMAAPELVDDILEALKECGIILGKNGLERNVLAFQPPLVITPENVKDLLDALDSILAGIAINKAALYND
- a CDS encoding peptidase U32 family protein; this translates as MSRFFNGQEVELLAPAGNFEIFKEVIQTGADAVYFGGKNFNMRMHRKDFNFTQEEIRQAVEMAHALNKKVYITVNNLLSHEDLKHIEDYLVFLNEVGPDALIVQDVCLIEKIKEMKLDLTIHASVMMNVHNLPMIKTLRNLGVTRIVASREMSLAQIKALHVQTDMEFEYFVHGDMCIAHGAQCTYSGMVFGQSSNRGRCMKPCRWGYKAIKDNKLYDTTYPLAVKDMAMYSHIPELIDAGVVSFKIEGRMRSMDYLATIIKAYSEAIDRYIQDPIDYNREQDLALLKANRNRDLSTAYAFGKPGLQNINRRYEGTGKFYSTGKVFSQPVEEIEMKEERLQVIREVLTGNQVITKGPELTIRVNDYESAVLALSLGVEHIYLSGDTYEPSKPFSVAQIKDLTTRKAGSKIYLALPRMMYEEDFKVYHHYLSQDLGLDGLLITELGAIGEYKHLGLELIGDFSLNVYNAEMAKFYQHQGLERITLSIESPLYNTRDFLAASSMPVEVIVHGRPAVMYMEHDLYDNTKALAGAELDETHYKEGILYLIDDKGYEHPIYRDCKGRNHMLLTKELAYLPFIEALYKAGATYFRIEGASYNCEELEHIIRLYQAAQKAIVQKEEMPQFIRGEKGYTLGALQFD
- a CDS encoding CBS domain-containing protein, which encodes MLIKNIMIPVSDLTTLRMTHTAKEALEVIDSKALLSLPVVDGKQFVGIISKRYILEEYFNSEEDKATFLKRPISDFMKTKIQCLSSEDLVEEPIKLLCNRNIQFIPVVDEAGHFAGIVTHKAVFATFKNALGIGYTRLAITTPDVKGRLAKLTELIAREKGNIISIVQLDPEVMHLKELIIRVEAENVQKLVKVLNENGFTVRRVD
- a CDS encoding P1 family peptidase — its product is MKVIELTEIENIKIGHADNQVAATGCTVIICEQGAPTGIDIRGGGPASRETQLLNPLAACDKIHAVLLSGGSAFGLDAAGGVMSYLEDRGIGFDVGVTKVPLVSTSCLFDLQVGDTQARPDVEMGYAACLAAELNEPREGNVGAGTGATVGKYKGVSGMMKSGIGMYAVELGDLKVGALVAVNALGDVKDEVSGAILAGLLNEEQTAFLNTEEMLYKEATQQKNLFTGNTTLGVIITNGAFNKVQMTKIAAMAQNGLAKTICPVHTTADGDSVYAMSVGEVAADINVVGTLAAKVMAKAINRAVLMAEPAYGLKVAADFMINSK
- a CDS encoding ECF transporter S component — encoded protein: MNTTKKTTQFTRLALLAALLVVLGCTPLGFISIPPISITLMHIPVIIGSLMLGATYGGVLGLVFGLVSMLKAATSPNPADLVFSPFASGMPLASLVMCIGPRVILGISPAILNKLLFKVLKKQAINFTISACISTAVHTILVLGCLSLFFKAIPVQEIFMYIIGVNGVLEMVAAGVLATGVCVPLKKNHVI
- a CDS encoding metallophosphoesterase — its product is MKHKTKLYLKRSILILVLMIVTLAFYHGLVIRHYVFETSKLDSETKLRLVTLADLHSHIYGHQQQDLIDKIKKAKPDIIVMVGDMIDDEAPITGMELLLEGLQGVAPMYYVTGNHEYWSGQIKEIKAFMRKYQVTVLEQEYKVLHVKGNKVILAGLDDVAGFEEESIWEIEAKMAFKELEHEEGYKILLSHRPDLVGVYKELPFDLVIAGHTHGGIIRIPYFSNGFFAANQKLFPDYVGGLYKEEGFNLVVSRGLSAEVIPPRLFNPPEITLIELIGEK
- a CDS encoding TIR domain-containing protein; amino-acid sequence: MQDVFISYSSKNKIEANKVCEQLEKRGISCWMAPRNIQPGKEWGEQIIRGIETSRVLVLIFSAASNESPQVLREVERAVSKRLKIINFRIENVSPSDSMEYFLSANHWLNAFDGNRETHIESLSITIKGLLEEQLLPQQAHPIVSKGLGKHTVYKKGLKFLAVGLIGIILIIIAYNLNAIRVAMVKEPQVEALVEKQQDKALKTPTAHVQASNQPLETPLGEVQVTPAPVETLVPTEKNNEQGNTQNQIAMVTQEPDNQEKVTPTTQAEPVQSLDIEIGSKVTFGVYHNEPIEWLVIHKDSKGNPLLLSEKILTLKAFDGAESGNYNKASNGTIFDGKKEKEAPGQNYTKEELRQMKGSNDWANSNLRTWLNSGGKTVSYKGQGPAANAFLDGANAYDKTYGFLYEFTKEEQALIQTTSYKNILGTLEQGRKAGGKELFHFERVSIEDCLLNSSKAYYETLSDKVFLLSLEEVEGYLYTQGIPIKTNPTEEAIEKDQSGWYKDIKSQTGGYHMWWLRTPAGESSSLVCTVGPSGEVIYTEYAAQAGVGIRPALYLEASHCTLEDGKIIKAK